A genomic segment from Barrientosiimonas humi encodes:
- a CDS encoding UPF0182 family protein — MGSHPPAIGQPVSTSDDDVPGADEPRGRRFGRPRIPRLGGLPRRSPLATTVAVLLVVIVVAMLWSRVWTEKLWFDSVGYSLVWRNQLIVKSLMFLAGGLVTALLVGLSLRLAYRQRPVYAPVTVEQDNLDRYREAIDPFRRVAFWALPAMLGLFAGLAAQAQWQLPLMWINREPFGVNDPEFNKDIGFYVFTLPWLRFLVSFGTMVLVLSLLAALVTHYVYGGINLQGRGPRTTPAARIHLSLLLAGLVLLRAVSYWLDRYSLTTNDNRRWHGIGYTDQNAVLPTKAILAIAALLCAVLFVSTIWTRTWRLPILGVSLLVVCAVLVGGIYPAIVQRFRVGPSEQTLEAPFIKRNIDATRAAYGLTNTQTQAYEPRTDASPGQLRQDADTVPGIRIVDPAIVSPTFRQMQGRVNYYQFPDTLDVDRYDIGGEKVDTVIAVRELDLEGVPAGQRNWVNDHAVYTHGFGVVAAYGNKRTSDGEPQLFEQNIPPVGELGDYEPRIYFGESSPNYSIVGGEPGSNRELDYPDSATGGERRTTYQGNGGVGIGSFTRKLAYAVKYRQYNILLSDVVNSRSRILDYREPRERVERVAPWLTLDGNTYPVVVDGRVKWVVDGYTTSAQYPYSQLSSLGETTSDSLTNRSQNVRSIQGGQVNYIRNSVKATVDAYDGSIDLYAWDEQDPILKAWRKSFGGTVKPMSQINGALMSHLRYPEDVFKVQRELLARYHVTDPAAFYQGNDFWQVPNDPTQGGQTPTPPYYLSIAMPDQNSPSFSLTSTFIPTGSRQNLTGFMAVDADAGDRNGTRRSGYGTIRILEMPRDSTIRGPGQFQNEIQSSGQSTTDQTLGTTNLSQYLNLARQQGSRITMGNLLTLPVGGGLLYVEPVYVQASGNTSYPLQRLVVTSFGNRLAWASTLDGALDQLFGGNSGATAGDAGTPNNPGTSPSPSPSPSPSPSPSPSPSSPGTSPPTGTPSPTGSPDPGAASDVQRYYNEGQAALRRGDWEAYGEAQRKLGEAIRRLAGSAPAGGSVTVTPPPTSTPPASPTPSPTPTPSG, encoded by the coding sequence ATGGGCTCACACCCACCGGCGATCGGACAGCCCGTGAGCACCTCTGACGACGACGTCCCTGGCGCGGACGAGCCCCGCGGTCGGCGTTTCGGTCGGCCCCGGATCCCTCGGCTGGGTGGCCTGCCCAGACGGTCGCCCCTCGCGACGACCGTGGCGGTGCTCCTGGTCGTCATCGTCGTCGCGATGCTGTGGTCGCGGGTCTGGACCGAGAAGCTGTGGTTCGACAGCGTCGGCTACTCCCTGGTCTGGCGCAACCAGCTGATCGTGAAGTCCTTGATGTTCCTGGCCGGCGGGCTGGTCACCGCGCTGCTGGTCGGCCTGAGCCTGCGCCTGGCCTACCGCCAGCGCCCGGTGTACGCCCCGGTCACCGTCGAGCAGGACAACCTCGACCGCTACCGCGAGGCCATCGACCCCTTCCGCCGGGTCGCCTTCTGGGCGCTGCCCGCGATGCTCGGGCTGTTCGCCGGGCTGGCGGCGCAGGCGCAGTGGCAGCTGCCGCTGATGTGGATCAACCGCGAGCCGTTCGGCGTCAACGACCCCGAGTTCAACAAGGACATCGGGTTCTACGTCTTCACCCTGCCGTGGCTGCGCTTCCTGGTCAGCTTCGGGACGATGGTGCTGGTGCTGTCGCTGCTCGCGGCGCTCGTCACGCACTACGTCTACGGCGGCATCAACCTGCAGGGCCGCGGCCCGCGCACCACGCCGGCGGCCCGCATCCACCTGTCGCTGCTGCTGGCCGGTCTGGTGCTGCTGCGCGCCGTGTCGTACTGGCTCGACCGCTACAGCCTCACCACCAACGACAACCGGCGCTGGCACGGCATCGGTTACACCGACCAGAACGCCGTGCTGCCGACCAAGGCGATCCTCGCGATCGCGGCGCTGCTGTGCGCGGTGCTGTTCGTCTCGACCATCTGGACCCGCACCTGGCGGCTGCCGATCCTCGGCGTCTCGCTGCTGGTCGTGTGCGCCGTGCTCGTCGGCGGCATCTACCCCGCGATCGTGCAGCGCTTCCGCGTCGGCCCGTCGGAGCAGACGCTGGAGGCGCCGTTCATCAAGCGCAACATCGACGCCACGCGCGCGGCCTACGGGCTCACCAACACCCAGACACAGGCGTACGAACCACGCACGGACGCCTCCCCGGGCCAGCTGCGCCAGGACGCCGACACCGTCCCCGGCATCCGCATCGTCGACCCGGCGATCGTCTCGCCGACCTTCCGCCAGATGCAGGGCCGGGTGAACTACTACCAGTTCCCCGACACCCTCGACGTCGACCGCTACGACATCGGCGGCGAGAAGGTCGACACCGTCATCGCGGTGCGCGAGCTGGACCTGGAGGGCGTGCCCGCGGGGCAGCGCAACTGGGTCAACGACCACGCGGTCTACACCCACGGCTTCGGTGTCGTCGCCGCCTACGGCAACAAGCGCACGAGCGACGGCGAGCCGCAGCTGTTCGAGCAGAACATCCCGCCGGTCGGTGAGCTCGGCGACTACGAGCCGCGCATCTACTTCGGGGAGTCCTCGCCCAACTACTCCATCGTCGGCGGCGAGCCGGGCTCCAACCGCGAGCTGGACTACCCCGACAGCGCGACGGGCGGCGAGCGGCGTACGACCTACCAGGGCAACGGCGGGGTCGGCATCGGCTCGTTCACCCGCAAGCTGGCGTACGCCGTCAAGTACCGGCAGTACAACATCCTGCTGTCCGACGTGGTGAACTCCCGCTCGCGCATCCTCGACTACCGCGAGCCGCGCGAGCGCGTGGAGCGGGTCGCGCCGTGGCTGACGCTGGACGGCAACACCTATCCGGTCGTCGTCGACGGCCGGGTGAAGTGGGTCGTCGACGGCTACACGACCAGCGCGCAGTACCCGTACTCGCAGCTGTCGTCGCTGGGCGAGACCACCTCCGACTCGCTGACCAACCGCTCGCAGAACGTGCGCAGCATCCAGGGCGGGCAGGTCAACTACATCCGCAACTCGGTCAAGGCCACCGTCGACGCCTACGACGGCTCGATCGACCTGTACGCCTGGGACGAGCAGGACCCGATCCTGAAGGCCTGGCGCAAGTCGTTCGGCGGCACGGTCAAGCCGATGTCGCAGATCAACGGCGCGCTGATGAGCCACCTGCGCTACCCCGAGGACGTGTTCAAGGTGCAGCGCGAGCTGCTCGCCCGCTACCACGTCACCGATCCGGCCGCGTTCTACCAGGGCAACGACTTCTGGCAGGTGCCGAACGACCCGACGCAGGGTGGGCAGACGCCGACCCCGCCGTACTACCTGTCGATCGCGATGCCCGACCAGAACTCGCCGTCGTTCTCGCTGACGAGCACGTTCATCCCGACCGGAAGCCGGCAGAACCTCACCGGGTTCATGGCGGTCGACGCCGACGCGGGCGACCGGAACGGCACGCGCAGATCCGGCTACGGCACGATCCGGATCCTGGAGATGCCGCGCGACTCCACGATCCGTGGACCGGGGCAGTTCCAGAACGAGATCCAGTCCTCGGGTCAGAGCACGACCGACCAGACGCTGGGCACGACGAACCTGTCGCAGTACCTCAACCTGGCCCGCCAGCAGGGCTCGCGCATCACGATGGGCAACCTGCTGACGCTGCCGGTGGGCGGCGGTCTGCTCTACGTCGAGCCGGTCTACGTGCAGGCGTCGGGCAACACGTCCTACCCGCTGCAGCGCCTCGTGGTCACCTCGTTCGGCAACCGGCTGGCGTGGGCCTCGACGCTGGACGGGGCGCTGGACCAGCTGTTCGGTGGCAACTCGGGCGCGACGGCCGGCGACGCCGGCACGCCGAACAACCCGGGTACGTCCCCCTCACCCAGCCCGTCGCCGTCCCCGTCGCCGAGCCCGAGTCCGAGCCCGTCGTCCCCGGGCACCAGCCCGCCGACCGGCACGCCGTCGCCGACCGGCAGCCCCGACCCGGGTGCGGCCAGCGACGTGCAGCGCTACTACAACGAGGGCCAGGCGGCGCTGCGGCGCGGTGACTGGGAGGCCTACGGCGAGGCGCAGCGCAAGCTGGGCGAGGCGATCCGTCGCCTGGCCGGCTCGGCTCCGGCCGGGGGATCGGTGACGGTGACCCCGCCGCCGACCTCGACCCCGCCGGCCAGCCCGACCCCGTCGCCGACGCCCACGCCGTCCGGCTGA
- a CDS encoding EcsC family protein encodes MTGDGTRSAPSLSQYEQRRWDELQRAWAKTAERRNMIPDSAKDGAAKAGIALSRAVAKSRGVAAAAVPEKVKKVADRVVDDALAPTLEAVVRLLELTNDWVVELADPERVLDYHRQAGRPVESLADLRSVELEYLDEFARGMTLRWRTFGAGEGAILGALAMIPVPVAGSAAAITLDLLVMQALTGAIATRVCYAYGFDPLDPQTKNMIDRMVMRAYPKQAPKTGTTRRASQAFNSTKHRVNWSKKLREDHRMMAAVEKLLKHTGQGGHVPVQNARMGMPVVSVLVGAGANSYLLGDTAKLAQRYAATVFLSEKHGLPLPANLARGLDLDGEDETGPLAGGPSV; translated from the coding sequence ATGACTGGGGACGGAACCCGCTCTGCGCCCTCGCTGTCGCAGTACGAGCAGCGGCGGTGGGACGAGCTGCAAAGGGCTTGGGCCAAGACGGCCGAGCGCCGAAACATGATCCCCGACTCCGCAAAGGACGGCGCCGCCAAGGCAGGGATCGCGCTGAGCCGGGCCGTCGCCAAGTCCCGTGGCGTGGCCGCCGCCGCCGTTCCTGAGAAGGTCAAGAAGGTTGCCGACAGGGTCGTCGACGACGCTCTCGCCCCAACCTTGGAGGCCGTCGTGCGGCTGCTGGAACTGACCAATGACTGGGTCGTGGAGCTAGCGGACCCTGAGCGTGTACTGGACTATCACCGCCAGGCCGGCCGGCCAGTGGAGTCGCTGGCGGACCTGCGATCCGTCGAGCTGGAGTATCTCGATGAGTTCGCACGCGGCATGACGTTGCGCTGGCGGACGTTCGGCGCTGGCGAGGGCGCTATCCTCGGAGCTCTCGCGATGATTCCTGTCCCCGTGGCGGGAAGTGCGGCTGCGATCACGCTCGACCTGCTGGTCATGCAAGCTCTGACCGGGGCAATCGCTACACGGGTTTGCTACGCATACGGGTTCGATCCCCTGGACCCGCAGACCAAGAATATGATCGATCGAATGGTAATGCGGGCTTACCCCAAGCAGGCCCCCAAGACGGGCACGACACGGAGAGCGAGTCAGGCGTTCAACTCCACCAAGCATCGCGTTAACTGGAGCAAGAAGCTGCGAGAGGACCACCGCATGATGGCGGCGGTGGAGAAGTTGCTAAAACACACGGGCCAGGGCGGCCATGTGCCCGTCCAGAACGCACGTATGGGCATGCCCGTTGTGTCGGTGCTTGTCGGGGCCGGCGCGAACTCCTACCTCCTGGGGGACACAGCGAAACTGGCTCAGCGGTACGCGGCTACCGTTTTCCTGTCCGAGAAGCACGGGTTGCCGCTACCGGCGAACCTGGCCAGAGGCCTTGACCTCGACGGCGAGGATGAGACTGGCCCTTTGGCGGGCGGACCGTCTGTCTAA
- a CDS encoding arylsulfotransferase family protein, with protein MPSSLALAPPSPTDPRGPSRRSVLSGVAALGLGIVGGGRLLEQAHAGAARGPVQVPRSFVSTDLTLPAMTVEKRGETAPGYLFLAPRGDGGKAGVVLDDSGQPVWIQPTDQTSITDVRLQQVGAEPMLTYWSGDSADGHGEGTVSVVDSRLRAQPAVTPVGGDTIDLHETKVTDRGTMLTIAYTPARADLSSIGGPRDGWVYDTRVVERDLATSEPVLTWSPREHLALEETYSTIADDVGTREKPFDVFHANAVEDRGDTLLICFRHTHSLVLIDQATGEVQWRMGGRRSDFDIPEGVRFSWQHDARWVDEQTLSLFDNHASEGSDPPRSRGLVLTVDQEEMTVRPRGVYQVGGITSNAEGSTQVLAGGNVVVGWGSVGRVHEFDPEGTPVLSVEMPDTHTYRAYRQEWTSRPGTKPDVGVRAEEGGTRAYVSWNGATEVTSWRVHTGASADSLALGSSFERTGFESSVLVSSDGWLAVEALDADGRRLGMSDPVQASAG; from the coding sequence ATGCCGAGCTCCCTTGCCCTCGCCCCGCCGTCGCCGACCGACCCGCGGGGGCCGAGCCGGCGGTCGGTGCTCAGCGGGGTGGCGGCTCTCGGGCTCGGCATCGTCGGTGGCGGCCGGCTGCTCGAGCAGGCGCACGCCGGTGCTGCGCGCGGTCCCGTGCAGGTGCCCCGCTCGTTCGTCAGCACCGACCTGACCCTGCCGGCGATGACCGTCGAGAAGCGGGGTGAGACCGCCCCGGGATACCTGTTCCTCGCCCCGCGCGGCGACGGCGGCAAGGCCGGCGTGGTGCTGGACGACTCCGGCCAGCCGGTGTGGATCCAGCCGACCGACCAGACCTCCATCACCGACGTACGCCTGCAGCAGGTCGGCGCAGAGCCGATGCTGACGTACTGGTCCGGGGACAGTGCGGACGGCCACGGCGAGGGCACCGTCTCGGTCGTGGACTCCCGGCTGCGCGCGCAGCCCGCGGTCACCCCGGTGGGAGGGGACACGATCGACCTGCACGAGACGAAGGTGACCGACCGGGGGACGATGCTGACCATCGCCTACACGCCGGCGCGGGCCGACCTCAGCAGCATCGGCGGCCCGAGGGACGGCTGGGTCTACGACACCCGTGTCGTCGAGCGCGACCTGGCGACCAGCGAGCCGGTGCTGACCTGGAGCCCGCGGGAGCACCTGGCGCTGGAGGAGACCTACTCCACGATCGCCGACGACGTCGGCACCCGGGAGAAGCCGTTCGACGTCTTTCACGCCAACGCGGTCGAGGACCGCGGCGACACCCTGCTGATCTGCTTCCGGCACACGCACTCGCTGGTCCTGATCGACCAGGCGACGGGCGAGGTGCAGTGGCGGATGGGCGGCAGGCGCAGCGACTTCGACATCCCCGAGGGGGTGCGCTTCTCCTGGCAGCACGACGCGCGGTGGGTCGACGAGCAGACCCTGTCGCTGTTCGACAACCACGCCTCGGAGGGCAGCGACCCGCCGCGCAGCCGCGGCCTGGTGCTCACCGTCGACCAGGAGGAGATGACCGTGCGGCCGCGCGGGGTCTACCAGGTCGGGGGCATCACCTCCAACGCCGAGGGGTCGACCCAGGTGCTCGCCGGCGGCAACGTGGTCGTGGGCTGGGGGTCGGTGGGCCGGGTGCACGAGTTCGACCCCGAGGGCACGCCGGTGCTCTCTGTCGAGATGCCCGACACGCACACCTATCGCGCCTACCGCCAGGAGTGGACCTCGCGTCCGGGCACCAAGCCCGACGTGGGGGTGCGGGCCGAGGAGGGCGGGACGCGGGCGTACGTCAGCTGGAACGGCGCGACCGAGGTCACCTCGTGGCGCGTGCACACAGGGGCATCGGCCGACAGTCTTGCGCTCGGATCATCTTTCGAGAGAACGGGGTTCGAGTCTTCGGTCCTGGTCTCGTCGGACGGCTGGCTGGCCGTCGAGGCGCTGGACGCGGACGGTCGCCGGCTGGGGATGTCCGACCCGGTCCAGGCGTCTGCCGGGTAG